A stretch of the Synechococcus sp. WH 8016 genome encodes the following:
- a CDS encoding DNA-directed RNA polymerase subunit gamma yields the protein MTNSNLRTENHFDYVKITLASPDRVMEWGQRTLPNGQVVGEVTKPETINYRTLKPEMDGLFCEKIFGPSKDWECHCGKYKRVRHRGIVCERCGVEVTESRVRRHRMGFIKLAAPVSHVWYLKGIPSYVAILLDMPLRDVEQIVYFNCYVVLDAGDHKDLKYKQLLTEDEWLEIEDEIYAEDSEIENEPVVGIGAEALKQLLEDLELNAVAEQLREEIAGSKGQKRAKLIKRLRVIDNFIATDARPDWMVLDAIPVIPPDLRPMVQLDGGRFATSDLNDLYRRVINRNNRLARLQEILAPEIIVRNEKRMLQEAVDALIDNGRRGRTVVGANNRPLKSLSDIIEGKQGRFRQNLLGKRVDYSGRSVIVVGPKLKMHQCGLPKEMAIELFQPFVIHRLIRQNIVNNIKAAKKLIQRADDEVMQVLQEVIDGHPIMLNRAPTLHRLGIQAFEPKLVDGRAIQLHPLVCPAFNADFDGDQMAVHVPLAIEAQTEARMLMLASNNILSPATGDPIITPSQDMVLGSYYLTALQPDMHPIEFGDRSRTYSCLEDVIHAFEDNRITLHDWVWVRFNGEVEDEDEREEPITSETLSDGTRFEQWTYRRDRFDEDGALISRYILTTVGRVVMNHTIIDAVAAT from the coding sequence ATGACCAACAGCAATCTGCGTACAGAGAACCACTTCGACTACGTCAAAATCACACTCGCATCACCCGATCGGGTCATGGAGTGGGGCCAGCGCACCTTGCCGAATGGACAGGTGGTTGGAGAAGTGACCAAGCCTGAAACCATCAACTACCGCACGCTCAAGCCGGAGATGGATGGCTTGTTCTGCGAAAAGATCTTTGGTCCCTCCAAGGATTGGGAATGTCATTGCGGTAAGTACAAACGTGTCCGTCACCGCGGCATCGTTTGTGAGCGCTGTGGCGTTGAGGTCACGGAGAGCCGGGTGCGACGTCACCGCATGGGCTTCATTAAGTTGGCAGCCCCGGTTTCCCATGTTTGGTATCTCAAAGGGATCCCCAGTTATGTGGCCATCCTTTTGGACATGCCTCTTAGGGATGTGGAGCAGATTGTTTACTTCAACTGCTATGTGGTGCTCGATGCGGGTGATCACAAAGATCTGAAGTACAAGCAGTTGCTCACGGAAGATGAGTGGCTGGAAATTGAAGACGAGATCTATGCAGAAGATTCAGAAATTGAGAACGAACCTGTTGTTGGAATTGGTGCTGAGGCGCTGAAGCAGCTGCTGGAAGATCTCGAACTCAATGCTGTTGCTGAACAACTACGCGAAGAGATTGCTGGCAGTAAGGGGCAAAAACGCGCCAAGCTGATTAAGCGCCTTCGGGTGATTGACAACTTCATTGCGACCGATGCTCGTCCTGATTGGATGGTGTTGGATGCGATCCCCGTCATTCCTCCAGATCTGCGCCCAATGGTGCAGTTGGATGGTGGACGTTTTGCGACCTCTGACCTCAACGATCTCTACAGGCGGGTTATTAATCGCAATAACCGTCTCGCCCGTCTTCAGGAAATTCTTGCTCCGGAAATCATTGTTCGCAATGAAAAGCGGATGCTCCAAGAAGCGGTTGATGCCCTCATCGACAATGGACGACGCGGTCGCACTGTTGTTGGAGCTAACAATCGTCCGCTCAAGTCATTGAGCGACATCATTGAAGGTAAGCAAGGTCGTTTCCGCCAAAACTTGCTTGGTAAGCGTGTTGATTACTCCGGTCGTTCTGTGATCGTGGTGGGACCCAAGCTGAAGATGCATCAGTGTGGATTGCCTAAGGAAATGGCAATCGAGCTCTTCCAGCCGTTTGTGATTCACCGCCTAATTCGTCAAAACATCGTTAACAACATCAAGGCAGCGAAGAAGCTGATTCAGCGAGCTGACGATGAAGTGATGCAGGTGCTTCAGGAGGTGATTGATGGTCACCCAATCATGCTGAACCGCGCTCCCACCCTGCACCGACTTGGGATTCAGGCCTTTGAACCCAAGTTGGTGGACGGGAGAGCGATCCAGCTTCACCCCCTTGTTTGTCCAGCGTTCAACGCCGACTTCGACGGTGACCAGATGGCCGTCCACGTGCCGCTCGCGATCGAAGCACAAACGGAAGCGCGCATGTTGATGCTGGCGAGCAACAACATCCTCTCTCCAGCAACTGGCGATCCGATCATCACGCCTTCCCAAGACATGGTGCTGGGCTCTTATTACCTAACGGCTCTGCAGCCCGACATGCATCCCATTGAGTTTGGTGATCGCTCCCGCACCTACTCCTGTCTTGAAGACGTGATTCATGCCTTTGAAGACAATCGAATTACCTTGCACGACTGGGTTTGGGTTCGCTTCAACGGCGAGGTTGAAGATGAAGACGAGCGTGAAGAGCCCATCACCAGCGAGACCCTGAGTGACGGCACTCGCTTTGAACAATGGACCTATCGCCGTGATCGTTTTGACGAAGACGGTGCCCTGATCAGCCGTTACATCCTCACGACAGTGGGACGCGTGGTGATGAATCACACGATCATCGACGCGGTGGCAGCCACCTGA
- a CDS encoding high light inducible protein: protein MIEPSLIPKRKLPRFGFHTHTEKLNGRAAMLGFIALLVVEFKIGHGLLIW, encoded by the coding sequence ATGATTGAGCCCTCTCTGATCCCCAAGCGGAAACTGCCCCGTTTTGGGTTTCATACCCACACTGAAAAGCTGAATGGTCGTGCCGCCATGCTCGGCTTCATTGCCCTATTGGTTGTGGAGTTCAAAATTGGTCACGGCTTGTTGATCTGGTGA
- a CDS encoding sodium:solute symporter family protein, protein MAPIDWFLLVFYLIGTLFLGLWLARRNQGEEDYFVAGRSLSGWLAGASMAATTFSIDTPLYVAGLVGTRGLAANWEWWGFGLAHVAMAVVFAPLWRRSGVMTDAAFTELRYGGATAAWLRGTKAFLLALPINCIGIGYAFLAMRKVVQALGIVSDQPVPALGGLPDTVLLLMIVAVLVLVYTVAGGLWAVVITDFVQLILAMLGAFAVAWAAIHAAGGMDALLTSLNDLGRPEVLSLVPWRWTDAGFDWIGGAGISASTFLAYLTVQWWSFRRSDGGGEFIQRMLATRDERQARLAGWVFLVVNYLLRSWLWVLVALAALVLLPDQADWELSYPALAVAYLPPVVLGLVVVSLVAAFMSTVSTSVNWGASYLTHDLYQRFVRPDASQKELLLVGQATSVLLLVLGVLTALISDSIGTVFRLVIAIGTGPGVVLVLRWFWWRINAAAELSSMVCGFFVGLATSVIPVLQISDYGLRLMVTTAITAVVWVVVMLITPPESAEVLERFVQRVQPPGPGWSRWRRRCEVEASESLQDLLTRFLLSSCVLFGALLGSGAFLLHQQVAGWSGLILTVVSLSLLWRGRHSRLAV, encoded by the coding sequence ATGGCACCGATTGACTGGTTTTTGCTGGTCTTTTACCTAATCGGAACTTTGTTCCTCGGGCTTTGGTTGGCTCGACGCAATCAGGGTGAAGAGGACTATTTCGTTGCTGGGCGCAGCTTGAGCGGTTGGTTGGCAGGCGCTTCGATGGCGGCCACCACCTTCTCTATCGACACACCGTTGTACGTGGCCGGTTTGGTGGGAACCAGAGGGCTGGCGGCGAATTGGGAGTGGTGGGGGTTTGGCCTTGCTCATGTGGCGATGGCGGTGGTGTTTGCGCCGCTGTGGCGGCGCAGCGGTGTGATGACAGACGCTGCCTTTACCGAACTCCGCTATGGAGGAGCCACGGCGGCTTGGCTGCGGGGCACAAAAGCCTTTTTGCTTGCTCTTCCGATCAATTGCATCGGCATCGGCTATGCGTTCTTGGCGATGCGAAAGGTGGTGCAAGCGCTAGGGATTGTGTCCGATCAGCCCGTACCAGCACTCGGCGGTCTCCCCGACACGGTCCTGTTGCTCATGATCGTGGCTGTTTTGGTCCTCGTGTACACGGTGGCCGGTGGCCTTTGGGCCGTTGTGATCACTGATTTTGTTCAGCTGATTTTGGCGATGCTGGGCGCCTTTGCTGTGGCTTGGGCTGCCATCCATGCCGCTGGTGGCATGGATGCTCTGCTGACCAGCCTCAACGATTTGGGTCGTCCCGAGGTGTTGTCACTGGTTCCTTGGCGATGGACCGATGCTGGTTTCGATTGGATTGGTGGGGCGGGCATCAGTGCTTCCACCTTCTTGGCCTACCTCACGGTGCAGTGGTGGAGTTTCCGACGCAGTGATGGCGGTGGTGAATTCATTCAAAGGATGCTTGCCACCCGCGATGAACGCCAGGCGCGGTTGGCGGGCTGGGTGTTTCTGGTGGTCAATTACCTGCTGCGCAGCTGGTTGTGGGTGTTGGTGGCCTTAGCGGCTCTGGTGCTGCTGCCCGATCAGGCCGACTGGGAATTGAGTTATCCGGCTTTGGCGGTGGCCTACCTCCCCCCTGTGGTGCTTGGCCTGGTGGTGGTCTCCTTGGTGGCGGCCTTTATGAGCACGGTGAGCACATCTGTGAACTGGGGCGCGAGTTATCTCACCCATGACCTCTATCAGCGTTTTGTCCGGCCTGACGCCTCTCAGAAAGAGCTGCTCTTGGTGGGACAGGCAACCAGCGTTCTTTTGTTGGTGTTAGGGGTGTTAACGGCGTTGATCAGTGACAGCATCGGCACCGTGTTCCGGTTGGTGATTGCGATCGGTACGGGCCCTGGAGTGGTCCTGGTCTTGCGTTGGTTCTGGTGGCGCATCAATGCCGCAGCAGAGCTGTCATCGATGGTGTGTGGATTTTTTGTTGGCTTGGCCACGTCTGTGATTCCCGTTCTTCAAATTTCGGACTACGGGCTCAGGTTGATGGTCACCACGGCCATCACCGCTGTGGTTTGGGTGGTGGTGATGTTGATCACCCCGCCGGAATCAGCGGAGGTGCTGGAGCGGTTCGTGCAGCGCGTTCAGCCCCCGGGGCCTGGCTGGAGTCGTTGGCGGCGTCGCTGTGAGGTGGAGGCCTCTGAATCGCTGCAAGATCTGCTCACTCGTTTTTTGCTGAGTAGTTGTGTTCTGTTTGGGGCGCTGCTTGGGTCGGGTGCCTTCCTTCTCCATCAGCAAGTGGCCGGTTGGTCCGGTTTGATCCTCACGGTTGTCTCCCTCTCGCTGCTCTGGCGCGGGCGGCATTCGCGTCTAGCCGTTTAG
- a CDS encoding DNA-directed RNA polymerase subunit beta' — translation MTSTPSKSRKSAKATKAAKAAAAAAAKSRALAKTPPPFRNRVVDKKALKQLVAWAFKHHGTAATSAMADQLKDLGFKYATQAAVSISVNDLKVPEAKQDLLAQAEELITETEESYRLGVITEVERHTKVIDTWTETNERLVDAVKKNFNDNDPLNSVWMMANSGARGNMSQVRQLVGMRGLMANPQGEIIDLPIRTNFREGLTVTEYVISSYGARKGLVDTALRTADSGYLTRRLVDVAQDVIVREDDCGTMRSIMVKGEDGRFGNRLVGRLTADQVLGADGEVIAERNTEIDPPLSKRFEAAGVTTVMVRSPLTCEANRSVCRKCYGWALAHNQLVDLGEAVGIIAAQSIGEPGTQLTMRTFHTGGVSTAESGVVRSKVEGTVEFGSKARVRPYRTPHGVNAQQSDVDFLLTIKPSGSGKPQKIEITNGSLLFVDDGQQIASDVTVATIAAGAVKKSVEKATKDVICDLAGQVSYDPTIQPREVTDRQGNITHKAQRLGRMWVLAGDVYNLPPNARPVVSAGGSVVEAQVLAEASQASEYGGAIRLREALGDSREVQIVTTSMTLRDFKLLGESTHAGEIWNLEAKDGTRYRLNTIPGSKIGNAEVIAELADDRFRTQTGGLVKFAPGLAIKKARSAKNGYEVNKGGTLLWIPQETHEINKDISLLMITDGQWIEAGTEVVKDIFSQTAGIVSVTQKNDILREIIVRSGSFHLCTEKKALERFQGDGVMVNPGEAIAKGISTETMVFVQAVETPEGTGLLLRPVEEYTIPNEAQLPDLGHVKQPNGPHLGIKATQRLAFKDNELVKSVEGVELLRTQLMLETFDTTPQMTVDVEAVPDKRAKTIERLQLVILESILVRRDTISDSSHGSTHTELQVEDGQSIKAGDVVATTQILCKQAGVAEMPEATEDEPVRRLIVERPEDTITINTSGAPVVTVGQRVVDGEELAPGQPSDCCGEVEQVSNNSITMRLGRPCMISPDSLLHVRDGDLVQRGDGLALLVFERQKTGDIVQGLPRIEELLEARRPRESSILCKKPGTVEIKQGEDDEFTTVTVIESDDAIAEYPILLGRNVMVSDGQQVNAGELLTDGPINPHELLECFFEDLRSRKPLMDAAQEAIAKLQHRLVTEVQNVYKSQGVAIHDKHIEVIVRQMTSKVRIEDAGDTTLLPGELIELRQVENTNQAMSITGGAPAEFTPVLLGITKASLNTDSFISAASFQETTRVLTEAAIEGKSDWLRGLKENVIIGRLIPAGTGFSGFEEELRAEAGPHPDILSEDPAGYRRMQNLRPDYTVDMPAAPAAKSSALLDDPSAADLEATRSRHGIEAEASNFAAFTRPDADNELAEEQVLDPAAVENLQEQGLLSDE, via the coding sequence ATGACTTCCACTCCCTCCAAATCACGCAAGTCTGCTAAGGCCACCAAGGCCGCCAAGGCTGCCGCTGCTGCCGCTGCAAAATCTCGAGCACTGGCCAAAACGCCACCTCCCTTCCGCAACCGCGTTGTGGACAAGAAGGCCCTGAAACAGCTGGTTGCTTGGGCTTTTAAGCACCATGGAACCGCTGCCACCTCGGCAATGGCGGATCAACTGAAAGATCTCGGCTTTAAGTACGCCACCCAGGCGGCCGTGTCGATCTCAGTGAATGACCTCAAAGTTCCTGAAGCCAAGCAAGACCTGTTGGCTCAAGCTGAGGAGCTGATTACTGAAACCGAGGAGTCCTACAGACTTGGGGTGATCACAGAGGTTGAGCGTCATACCAAGGTGATCGACACCTGGACTGAGACCAATGAGCGCTTGGTTGATGCTGTCAAAAAGAACTTCAACGACAACGATCCGCTCAACTCGGTGTGGATGATGGCCAACTCTGGGGCTCGGGGCAATATGTCCCAAGTCCGCCAGCTGGTGGGCATGCGTGGTCTGATGGCGAACCCACAAGGGGAGATCATTGACCTTCCGATCCGTACCAATTTCCGAGAGGGTCTCACGGTTACGGAGTACGTGATTTCTTCGTACGGAGCCCGTAAGGGACTGGTTGATACCGCTCTCCGTACCGCTGACTCCGGCTATCTCACCCGTCGCTTGGTGGACGTCGCCCAGGACGTGATCGTTCGAGAGGACGACTGCGGCACCATGCGCTCGATCATGGTGAAGGGAGAGGACGGTCGCTTTGGCAATCGCCTGGTTGGTCGATTGACCGCTGATCAGGTGCTTGGTGCTGATGGTGAGGTGATTGCTGAACGCAATACCGAAATCGATCCACCGCTGTCCAAACGTTTTGAGGCAGCCGGTGTCACCACGGTGATGGTCCGCTCTCCGCTCACCTGTGAAGCCAATCGCTCCGTATGCCGTAAGTGCTACGGCTGGGCTCTTGCCCACAATCAGCTGGTTGATTTGGGTGAAGCGGTTGGAATTATCGCGGCTCAATCCATTGGAGAGCCGGGTACGCAGCTCACCATGAGAACGTTCCACACCGGTGGTGTGTCAACGGCTGAGAGTGGTGTGGTGCGTTCCAAAGTGGAAGGCACCGTTGAATTTGGTTCCAAGGCAAGGGTTCGCCCCTACCGCACCCCCCATGGTGTGAATGCACAGCAGTCCGATGTGGACTTCTTGCTCACGATTAAGCCCAGCGGAAGTGGCAAGCCACAGAAGATCGAAATCACCAATGGTTCGCTGCTGTTTGTAGACGATGGTCAGCAGATTGCCTCGGACGTGACCGTGGCAACCATTGCGGCTGGCGCTGTTAAGAAGAGCGTTGAGAAAGCGACCAAAGATGTGATCTGCGATCTGGCTGGCCAGGTCAGCTATGACCCCACCATTCAGCCCCGCGAGGTGACTGACAGGCAGGGCAACATCACCCACAAAGCTCAGCGTCTGGGCCGGATGTGGGTTCTTGCCGGTGATGTCTACAACTTGCCGCCAAACGCTCGGCCTGTTGTCTCGGCTGGAGGCTCTGTTGTCGAGGCTCAGGTGTTGGCTGAAGCCAGTCAGGCCAGTGAATATGGCGGTGCGATTCGTTTGCGAGAAGCTCTGGGAGATTCCCGTGAAGTGCAGATCGTCACCACTTCAATGACGCTCCGCGATTTCAAGCTTCTGGGCGAATCAACCCATGCTGGTGAGATCTGGAATCTGGAGGCTAAGGATGGGACGCGGTATCGCCTGAACACCATCCCTGGAAGCAAAATCGGCAACGCAGAAGTGATTGCCGAACTCGCTGATGATCGCTTCCGTACACAAACTGGTGGCCTGGTCAAATTTGCACCGGGGCTTGCGATTAAGAAAGCGCGCTCAGCCAAAAATGGTTATGAGGTTAATAAGGGAGGCACCTTGTTGTGGATCCCTCAGGAAACCCATGAAATCAACAAAGATATTTCTTTGCTGATGATTACTGACGGTCAATGGATTGAAGCCGGCACCGAAGTGGTGAAGGATATTTTCAGCCAGACCGCAGGGATCGTGAGTGTTACTCAGAAGAACGATATTCTTCGCGAAATTATTGTTCGTAGCGGCAGTTTCCATCTCTGTACGGAAAAGAAAGCGCTTGAGCGTTTCCAAGGCGATGGCGTCATGGTGAATCCAGGAGAAGCGATCGCCAAGGGCATCAGCACCGAAACGATGGTGTTTGTCCAAGCGGTTGAAACCCCTGAGGGCACTGGCCTGCTGCTTCGTCCTGTGGAGGAATACACGATTCCAAATGAGGCCCAGCTTCCTGATTTGGGTCATGTCAAGCAACCCAATGGACCCCATCTCGGGATCAAAGCCACCCAACGTTTGGCTTTCAAAGACAACGAGTTGGTCAAATCTGTTGAGGGCGTTGAGTTGCTGCGCACTCAATTGATGTTGGAAACGTTTGACACCACTCCGCAGATGACTGTGGACGTGGAAGCGGTGCCCGACAAGAGGGCTAAGACGATCGAACGTCTCCAGCTCGTGATTCTGGAAAGCATTTTGGTTCGTCGTGACACCATTTCAGACTCCAGCCATGGCTCCACTCACACCGAACTTCAGGTGGAAGACGGGCAGTCCATCAAGGCGGGTGATGTTGTTGCCACCACACAGATTCTCTGCAAGCAGGCTGGTGTCGCTGAGATGCCAGAAGCGACGGAAGATGAGCCCGTTCGGCGTTTGATCGTTGAACGGCCTGAGGACACGATCACGATCAATACTTCTGGAGCCCCCGTCGTCACCGTTGGTCAGCGCGTCGTGGATGGAGAAGAGCTGGCTCCGGGTCAGCCCTCCGATTGTTGTGGTGAAGTTGAGCAGGTTTCAAACAACTCCATCACGATGCGTTTGGGCCGTCCTTGCATGATTTCGCCCGACTCGCTTTTGCATGTGCGCGATGGCGATCTCGTCCAACGTGGTGATGGATTGGCTCTTCTCGTATTTGAACGTCAGAAGACCGGTGACATCGTTCAGGGTCTACCTCGTATTGAGGAGTTGCTCGAGGCGAGGCGTCCGCGCGAGTCTTCGATCCTTTGCAAAAAGCCAGGAACCGTTGAAATCAAACAGGGCGAAGACGACGAGTTCACCACGGTGACCGTGATCGAATCCGACGACGCGATCGCTGAGTATCCGATCCTTCTGGGTCGGAACGTGATGGTGAGTGATGGCCAGCAGGTGAATGCTGGTGAGCTTCTGACAGACGGTCCCATCAACCCCCATGAGTTGCTGGAGTGCTTCTTTGAGGACCTGCGCAGCCGCAAGCCCTTAATGGACGCGGCTCAGGAAGCGATCGCCAAGCTTCAGCATCGCCTTGTGACTGAAGTGCAGAACGTCTACAAGTCGCAGGGAGTGGCGATTCACGACAAGCACATCGAAGTGATTGTTCGCCAGATGACCAGCAAGGTTCGGATTGAGGATGCTGGTGACACCACGCTGCTTCCCGGAGAGTTGATCGAACTCCGCCAGGTGGAAAACACCAATCAGGCGATGTCGATTACGGGTGGAGCGCCTGCCGAATTCACGCCAGTTTTGCTGGGTATTACCAAGGCATCGCTGAACACCGATAGCTTCATCTCTGCGGCTTCTTTCCAAGAAACCACTCGCGTGCTCACTGAAGCAGCGATCGAAGGCAAGAGCGATTGGCTACGGGGTCTCAAGGAGAACGTGATCATCGGTCGCTTGATTCCTGCCGGTACAGGCTTCAGCGGTTTTGAAGAGGAGTTGAGAGCGGAAGCTGGTCCTCATCCCGACATCCTCTCGGAGGATCCTGCTGGCTACCGCCGTATGCAGAACCTTCGCCCTGACTACACGGTTGATATGCCGGCAGCTCCTGCCGCTAAATCGTCGGCTTTGCTTGACGATCCCAGTGCCGCAGACCTAGAGGCCACCCGCAGCCGCCATGGCATTGAGGCAGAGGCCAGCAATTTTGCTGCCTTTACACGTCCAGATGCCGATAACGAGCTTGCGGAAGAGCAAGTTCTTGATCCGGCTGCGGTGGAGAATCTGCAGGAGCAGGGTCTCCTAAGCGATGAATGA
- the rlmN gene encoding 23S rRNA (adenine(2503)-C(2))-methyltransferase RlmN: MINALLGRSKSELEEWAVAQGQPAFRGRQLHDWLYAKGARDLQGITVLPKAWRASLQDEGVSVGRLHEQERRVAADATTKLLLGTEDGETLETVGIPTDQRLTVCVSSQVGCPMACRFCATGKGGLQRSLAGHEIVAQVLSIREVMERRPSHVVFMGMGEPLLNIEAVLESIRCINDDLGIGQRRITVSTVGVPHTLPRLADLALQQLGRAQFTLAVSLHAPNQALREELIPTAKTYPYEALLDDCRYYLQKTGRRVSFEYILLGGVNDHPHHAAELADRVGGFQSHVNLIAYNPIEEEEFQRPTAQRIEGFRRVLERRGVAVSLRASRGLDQDAACGQLRRNRRS; this comes from the coding sequence GTGATCAACGCCCTTCTCGGTCGAAGCAAGTCCGAGCTGGAGGAGTGGGCTGTCGCTCAGGGCCAGCCCGCATTTCGCGGCCGCCAGCTCCATGATTGGCTTTATGCCAAGGGGGCTCGGGATCTTCAAGGCATCACGGTGCTTCCCAAGGCTTGGCGCGCATCCCTTCAAGACGAGGGGGTATCCGTGGGCCGTTTGCATGAGCAAGAGCGACGAGTCGCTGCTGATGCCACCACAAAATTGCTGTTGGGCACCGAGGACGGCGAAACCTTGGAAACGGTTGGCATTCCTACCGATCAACGCCTCACGGTCTGTGTATCGAGCCAGGTGGGATGCCCGATGGCCTGTCGTTTTTGCGCGACGGGTAAGGGAGGCTTGCAACGTTCCTTAGCGGGCCATGAAATTGTTGCCCAGGTGCTCAGTATTCGAGAGGTGATGGAGCGTCGTCCCTCCCATGTGGTGTTCATGGGTATGGGTGAGCCCCTGCTCAACATTGAGGCTGTGCTCGAGTCCATTCGCTGCATCAATGACGATCTGGGCATCGGTCAGCGTCGGATCACCGTGAGCACCGTTGGCGTGCCACACACCCTTCCTCGGCTTGCTGACTTAGCCCTCCAACAGTTGGGGCGCGCTCAGTTCACTTTGGCGGTGAGCCTTCATGCCCCCAACCAAGCCTTAAGAGAGGAGTTGATTCCAACGGCCAAAACCTATCCCTATGAGGCCCTCTTGGATGATTGTCGTTACTACCTCCAAAAGACGGGTCGGAGGGTGAGTTTTGAATACATTCTTCTGGGTGGGGTCAATGATCATCCGCACCACGCAGCCGAACTGGCCGATCGGGTGGGCGGGTTCCAGAGCCACGTGAATCTGATTGCCTACAACCCCATTGAGGAAGAGGAGTTTCAGCGACCAACAGCCCAGAGGATTGAGGGGTTTCGGCGCGTTCTTGAGCGTCGTGGCGTCGCGGTGAGTTTGCGCGCTAGCCGCGGCTTGGATCAGGATGCAGCTTGTGGACAGTTGCGTCGCAATCGACGGTCCTAG